A region of Myxococcus stipitatus DSM 14675 DNA encodes the following proteins:
- a CDS encoding transglycosylase domain-containing protein, with the protein MKSLLWIILFVLGLAGVLIPLTYLYTASKLPQLESEFDVEKLLKHSIEGERMSLRAGQSERNPRPVTFNRPDFSRLPKDLVALYIRHMDCPRYFQTPREDGTAWAWRLFVGATVGSSPPGEGACERLLAMRIAEGLGIKGNLQLTVAAHRLHAFMQKDQLVAYDMAILYFERGVVGVEDAAFTLFKKELNELQLPELAELQLALPPFYRYWDIRQCKNPTVLRQDRDTLLADLAGWKLVSEDRARNATSQRLGCLE; encoded by the coding sequence GTGAAGAGTCTTCTTTGGATAATCCTGTTCGTGCTCGGCCTGGCCGGCGTGCTCATTCCGCTGACGTATCTCTATACGGCGAGCAAGCTGCCCCAGTTGGAGAGTGAGTTCGACGTCGAGAAGCTGCTCAAGCACAGCATCGAGGGCGAGCGGATGAGTCTCCGCGCCGGGCAATCCGAGCGCAACCCCCGCCCCGTCACCTTCAACCGGCCGGACTTCTCGCGGCTCCCGAAGGACCTGGTGGCGCTGTACATCCGCCACATGGACTGTCCTCGGTACTTCCAGACGCCGCGCGAGGACGGGACGGCGTGGGCCTGGCGCCTGTTCGTGGGCGCGACGGTGGGGTCGTCTCCTCCGGGAGAGGGCGCCTGTGAGCGGCTGCTCGCCATGCGCATCGCGGAGGGCCTGGGCATCAAGGGCAACCTCCAGCTCACCGTGGCCGCGCACCGGCTGCACGCCTTCATGCAGAAGGACCAGCTCGTCGCGTACGACATGGCCATCCTCTACTTCGAGCGCGGCGTCGTGGGCGTCGAGGACGCGGCCTTCACGCTCTTCAAGAAGGAGCTCAACGAGCTTCAGCTCCCGGAGCTGGCGGAGCTCCAGCTCGCGCTGCCGCCGTTCTACCGGTACTGGGACATCCGCCAGTGCAAGAACCCCACGGTGCTGCGGCAGGACCGGGACACGCTGCTGGCGGACCTCGCGGGCTGGAAGCTCGTGAGCGAGGACCGGGCGCGCAACGCGACGTCGCAGCGGCTGGGCTGCCTGGAGTAG
- a CDS encoding M24 family metallopeptidase: MRRARPALLATLLLAAPLVSADPVVTGNPWPRIRKERIQKLLPQAMARAHVDAWVVFCRENDNDPLAQHVGGENAGGTAAFLFLRQKDGALRSLALSPVSEATALREVAPLDEVVALERGQDLYAQVASRLAAAKPARIAINASSAVTVADGLSSSQRTALEKALPPSLRKKLVSSEDVVSEWLSVKLPEEVDILREAAAITARLEVEAYATVVPGKTRDSDVARFLKKRMAELGVGDAWAPDQNPAVNSGPLRGHTHATERVIQPGDFIQTDFGIRVGGMWVTDIQRFAYVLAPGQTQPPPEALERWEKGKKGNRVALAALEPGVSGWDVDKAQRVWMQEAGSEPMSMFGTGHPVGYWAHDVGPALSGGMKEKPAQGQSARIVRPGQVFAFDGFFAWKDGGPDSLRVISVEEMAVVTETGAEYLIPPQEDLVLIPSPSTQGPARPVAPAPR, encoded by the coding sequence ATGAGACGCGCCCGGCCCGCCCTCCTCGCCACCCTGCTCCTCGCCGCCCCCCTGGTGAGCGCGGACCCCGTCGTCACCGGCAACCCCTGGCCCCGCATCCGCAAGGAGCGCATCCAGAAGCTGCTGCCCCAGGCCATGGCTCGCGCCCATGTGGATGCCTGGGTGGTGTTCTGCCGGGAGAACGACAACGACCCGCTGGCGCAGCACGTCGGCGGTGAGAACGCGGGCGGCACCGCGGCCTTCCTGTTCCTGCGTCAGAAGGACGGCGCGCTGCGCTCCCTCGCGCTGTCCCCGGTGAGCGAGGCCACCGCACTGCGCGAAGTCGCTCCCCTGGATGAAGTCGTCGCGCTGGAGCGAGGCCAGGACCTCTACGCGCAGGTGGCGTCCAGGCTCGCCGCCGCGAAGCCCGCGCGCATCGCCATCAACGCGTCATCGGCCGTGACCGTGGCGGACGGGCTGTCCTCCTCGCAGCGCACCGCGCTGGAGAAGGCGCTGCCGCCGTCGCTGCGCAAGAAGCTGGTGTCGTCCGAGGACGTCGTCTCCGAGTGGCTGTCCGTGAAGCTGCCCGAGGAGGTGGACATCCTGCGCGAGGCCGCCGCCATCACCGCGCGGCTGGAGGTCGAGGCGTATGCCACGGTGGTGCCGGGCAAGACGCGGGACTCGGACGTGGCGAGGTTCCTCAAGAAGCGCATGGCGGAGCTGGGCGTGGGGGATGCGTGGGCGCCGGACCAGAACCCCGCCGTCAACAGCGGCCCGCTCCGGGGACACACGCACGCCACCGAGCGCGTGATTCAGCCGGGAGACTTCATCCAGACGGACTTCGGCATCCGCGTGGGCGGCATGTGGGTCACCGACATCCAGCGCTTCGCCTACGTGCTGGCCCCAGGTCAGACGCAGCCGCCCCCCGAGGCCCTGGAGCGCTGGGAGAAGGGCAAGAAAGGCAACCGCGTCGCGCTGGCCGCGCTCGAGCCCGGCGTCAGCGGGTGGGACGTGGACAAGGCCCAGCGCGTCTGGATGCAGGAGGCGGGCTCCGAGCCCATGTCCATGTTCGGCACCGGCCACCCCGTGGGCTACTGGGCCCACGACGTGGGGCCCGCGCTCTCCGGCGGCATGAAGGAGAAGCCCGCGCAGGGGCAGTCCGCGCGCATCGTGCGGCCCGGACAGGTGTTCGCGTTCGATGGCTTCTTCGCGTGGAAGGACGGTGGGCCGGACTCGCTGCGCGTCATCTCCGTGGAGGAGATGGCCGTCGTCACGGAGACGGGCGCCGAGTACCTGATTCCTCCTCAGGAAGACCTCGTCTTGATTCCGTCACCGAGCACCCAGGGGCCCGCACGACCCGTGGCCCCCGCGCCGCGCTGA
- a CDS encoding response regulator: MQTVLVIDDDVFVLSMVTDILHSAGYAVVKVQSPDDAFKLDLAQISAILCDYNMPQMNGADVLIAMRELKECNAPFIFLTGHEQLDDLLSVAIRYGAELLPKPIHPVELIRLLVKQLATAAA; this comes from the coding sequence ATGCAGACGGTGCTGGTGATTGACGACGACGTGTTCGTGCTCTCGATGGTGACGGACATCCTGCACAGCGCGGGCTACGCGGTGGTGAAGGTGCAGTCGCCGGATGACGCCTTCAAGCTCGACCTGGCGCAAATCTCCGCCATCCTCTGCGACTACAACATGCCGCAGATGAACGGCGCCGACGTGCTCATCGCCATGCGCGAGCTGAAGGAGTGCAACGCGCCCTTCATCTTCCTCACGGGGCATGAGCAGTTGGATGACCTGCTCTCCGTCGCCATCCGCTACGGCGCGGAGCTCCTGCCCAAGCCCATCCATCCGGTGGAGCTGATTCGGTTGCTGGTGAAGCAGCTCGCCACCGCGGCGGCGTGA
- a CDS encoding NAD-binding oxidoreductase — protein MPDWHSGVVTARSPAADGLTDLVLDIQGTPLEGTHLHPGQYVRLSLPGLQASLFAIASAPEPHGTRWEFLLKDGSPLPDALIRLPLGAKVQVTAPEGTGFPLERARGHDVLLFATGSGISAIRPLIASVRRERDTFGRVKLYFGARTPTAFAYQGELHAWEGGDIQVVRTVSRPGASGWQGLTGYVQAHLGEESVQNARAFVCGQPDMVRGVLDALKERGVPREHIFFNY, from the coding sequence ATGCCCGACTGGCATTCCGGCGTTGTCACAGCTCGCTCTCCCGCAGCCGATGGGCTCACCGACCTCGTGCTCGACATCCAGGGCACCCCGCTCGAGGGGACCCACCTCCACCCCGGCCAGTACGTCCGCCTGAGCCTGCCCGGGCTTCAGGCGAGCCTCTTCGCCATCGCCTCCGCGCCCGAACCTCACGGCACCCGGTGGGAGTTCCTCCTCAAGGACGGCAGCCCCCTGCCCGATGCCCTCATCCGGCTGCCCCTGGGCGCCAAGGTCCAGGTCACCGCCCCTGAGGGAACAGGCTTCCCGCTCGAGCGAGCACGAGGCCATGACGTGCTGCTCTTCGCCACCGGCTCCGGCATCTCCGCCATCCGCCCCCTCATCGCCAGCGTGCGCCGCGAGCGGGACACCTTCGGCCGGGTGAAGCTCTACTTCGGCGCGCGCACCCCCACCGCCTTCGCGTACCAGGGCGAGCTGCATGCGTGGGAGGGCGGCGACATCCAGGTGGTGCGCACCGTCAGCCGGCCCGGCGCCAGCGGGTGGCAGGGCCTCACCGGTTACGTGCAGGCCCACCTGGGCGAGGAGTCCGTGCAGAACGCCCGCGCCTTCGTCTGCGGGCAGCCGGACATGGTGCGGGGAGTCCTGGACGCCCTGAAGGAGCGCGGAGTCCCCCGCGAGCACATCTTCTTCAACTACTGA
- the ung gene encoding uracil-DNA glycosylase — MLQDGLPKDWRQALGAALDSPSFQELERFVEAERKSATVFPSEQDLFSAFRLTPYADVKVLLLGQDPYHGPGQAHGLAFSVQPGVTPPPSLVNIFKELETDVKEPRPKTGSLIAWAEQGVLLLNAVLTVRQAEPNSHAGHGWEDFTDAVIRAVSAKEDPVVFLLWGKYAQKKKKLIDAKRHVVIEGTHPSPLSAKSGFFGSRPFSTVNQALESKGRAPVDWRLSR; from the coding sequence ATGTTGCAGGACGGGTTGCCGAAGGATTGGAGACAGGCGCTGGGCGCCGCGCTGGACTCGCCGTCGTTCCAGGAGCTGGAGCGCTTCGTGGAGGCCGAGCGCAAGTCCGCCACCGTCTTCCCCTCGGAGCAGGACCTGTTCTCCGCCTTCCGCCTCACGCCCTATGCCGACGTGAAGGTGCTCCTCTTGGGACAGGACCCGTACCACGGGCCCGGACAGGCCCATGGCCTGGCGTTCTCGGTGCAGCCCGGGGTGACGCCGCCGCCCTCGCTGGTGAACATCTTCAAGGAACTGGAGACGGACGTGAAGGAGCCCCGTCCCAAGACGGGCTCGCTGATTGCGTGGGCGGAGCAGGGCGTGCTGCTGCTCAACGCGGTGCTGACGGTGCGTCAGGCGGAGCCCAACAGCCACGCGGGGCACGGCTGGGAGGACTTCACGGACGCGGTCATCCGCGCGGTGAGCGCCAAGGAGGACCCCGTGGTGTTCCTCCTGTGGGGCAAGTACGCGCAGAAGAAGAAGAAGCTCATCGATGCGAAGCGCCACGTCGTCATCGAGGGCACGCACCCGTCGCCGTTGTCCGCCAAGAGCGGCTTCTTCGGCAGCCGGCCGTTCAGCACGGTGAACCAGGCCCTGGAGTCGAAGGGCCGCGCGCCGGTGGACTGGCGCCTGTCGCGGTGA
- a CDS encoding CpaF family protein: MTMYTESLRAFLKPVLPYLDDESVSEIMINGPTDVWIERKGRLTKTDAAFTEEGLIGAARNMAQFVGRMLTDERPRLDARLPDGSRIHVVIPPIARRGTTISIRKFFREKLTVQSLLKFGSLTPQMARLIEAGIATKLNMLVAGGTGSGKTTLLNIVSSLIPDEERILTIEDSAELQLNQTHIVAFESRPPDKFGKGGVDMGDLLHSALRLRPDRIVVGEVRGGEAFHLMQAMNTGHGGSLATTHANTPTDTLRRIESLCLMSGIELPMVAIRAQVASAINFIICCERLHDGSRKTIALSEVLPLNEKGDYRTQDIFVFTPVTKDEDGHILGYHAPTGIVPNFVSKAKAYGFTDLDDSFFDPATYGLPPPPTFHAGESYTVRWAPSLKHREEGRPDPEHFKQEWAQFEQKLKQDARDAKVAKAAPVQVPASLPSSKPTATPAARPAATATPPAGHAAARPAITQRPPPPPESRDDDMTPPPTRSPFAGGADGMPSEAKVEVDEELLTDAGRPPPPRRPGPPPARPAPAAARPTAAPPRRPPPAPADEDEDGDTGSPEKTQIRPAPSERPRR; encoded by the coding sequence ATGACGATGTACACCGAGTCACTCCGCGCCTTCCTCAAGCCCGTCCTGCCCTATCTGGACGACGAGTCGGTGTCGGAGATCATGATCAACGGTCCCACGGACGTGTGGATCGAGCGCAAGGGCCGTCTGACGAAGACGGACGCGGCCTTCACCGAGGAAGGGCTCATCGGCGCCGCGCGCAACATGGCCCAGTTCGTCGGCCGCATGCTCACCGACGAGCGCCCGCGCCTGGACGCCCGGCTTCCGGATGGCAGTCGTATCCACGTGGTGATTCCGCCCATCGCCCGGCGCGGCACCACCATCTCCATCCGCAAATTCTTCAGGGAGAAGCTGACCGTCCAGTCCCTGCTGAAGTTCGGCTCGCTGACGCCGCAGATGGCCCGGCTCATCGAGGCGGGCATCGCCACCAAGCTCAACATGCTGGTGGCCGGCGGCACGGGCTCCGGCAAGACGACGCTGCTCAACATCGTCTCGTCGCTCATCCCCGACGAGGAGCGCATCCTCACCATCGAGGACTCCGCGGAGCTCCAGCTCAACCAGACGCACATCGTCGCCTTCGAGAGCCGTCCGCCCGACAAGTTCGGCAAGGGCGGCGTGGACATGGGAGACCTGCTGCACTCCGCGCTGCGTCTGCGTCCGGACCGAATCGTGGTCGGCGAGGTGCGCGGCGGCGAGGCCTTCCACCTCATGCAGGCCATGAACACGGGCCACGGCGGCTCGCTGGCCACGACCCACGCCAACACGCCCACGGACACGCTGCGCCGCATCGAGTCCTTGTGCCTCATGTCCGGCATCGAGCTGCCCATGGTCGCCATCCGCGCCCAGGTGGCCAGCGCCATCAACTTCATCATCTGCTGCGAGCGCCTCCACGACGGCAGCCGCAAGACGATTGCCCTCTCGGAGGTGCTGCCCCTCAACGAGAAGGGCGACTACCGCACCCAGGACATCTTCGTCTTCACGCCCGTCACCAAGGACGAGGACGGCCACATCCTCGGCTACCACGCGCCCACGGGCATCGTTCCCAACTTCGTCTCCAAGGCGAAGGCGTACGGCTTCACCGACCTGGACGACTCGTTCTTCGACCCGGCCACCTACGGCCTGCCGCCGCCGCCCACGTTCCACGCCGGTGAGTCGTACACCGTGCGCTGGGCCCCCTCGCTCAAGCACCGCGAGGAAGGACGCCCCGACCCCGAGCACTTCAAGCAGGAGTGGGCCCAGTTCGAGCAGAAGCTGAAGCAGGACGCCCGCGACGCCAAGGTCGCCAAGGCCGCCCCGGTGCAGGTGCCCGCGAGCCTCCCCTCGTCCAAGCCCACCGCGACGCCGGCCGCACGGCCCGCCGCGACGGCGACGCCCCCCGCCGGCCACGCCGCGGCGCGTCCCGCCATCACCCAGCGGCCGCCGCCTCCTCCCGAGTCACGCGATGACGACATGACGCCGCCGCCCACGCGCAGCCCCTTCGCGGGGGGCGCCGACGGCATGCCGTCCGAGGCCAAGGTGGAGGTGGACGAGGAGTTGCTCACCGACGCGGGCCGTCCTCCCCCGCCTCGGCGCCCGGGGCCTCCTCCGGCGCGTCCAGCACCCGCCGCCGCGCGTCCCACCGCCGCGCCTCCCCGGAGGCCGCCCCCCGCGCCCGCCGATGAGGATGAGGACGGGGACACCGGGAGCCCGGAGAAGACCCAAATCCGCCCCGCCCCGTCGGAGCGCCCTCGCCGCTGA
- a CDS encoding acyl-CoA thioesterase, which translates to MTAAFLAATTPEPLEPHRYRIRFTAPWYQGRGAYGGVVAGTALRALEHTLGDASRPVRSFTMHFCSPAVEGDAHVVTRIERAGKLVTHATVRVENESGVVALGSATFGAARGGAIEYQEMTPPPVPRPHEVPMIPDDVPMPDFCRFFEYRYCLGSAPYSGADLAETGGWLRPRDATVMDAPLCVGMMDAYPPSVLSRVDGFRPAATVDFTLHFFHAFPQAGLAPDAQFLRTGRSRQAGQGYAEDYQQLWTEDGVLLAQCRQLFAVMG; encoded by the coding sequence ATGACCGCCGCCTTCCTCGCCGCCACCACGCCCGAACCGCTCGAACCCCATCGCTACCGCATCCGCTTCACCGCCCCCTGGTATCAGGGGCGCGGGGCCTACGGGGGCGTCGTCGCGGGCACCGCCCTGCGCGCGCTGGAGCACACGCTGGGGGATGCGTCGCGGCCGGTGCGCTCCTTCACGATGCACTTCTGCTCCCCCGCGGTGGAGGGGGACGCGCACGTGGTGACGCGCATCGAGCGGGCGGGGAAGCTGGTGACCCACGCCACGGTGCGCGTGGAGAACGAGTCAGGCGTGGTGGCGCTCGGAAGCGCGACGTTCGGCGCCGCGCGAGGAGGCGCCATCGAGTACCAGGAGATGACGCCTCCGCCCGTGCCGCGTCCGCACGAGGTGCCCATGATTCCGGACGACGTGCCCATGCCGGACTTCTGTCGCTTCTTCGAGTACCGCTACTGCCTGGGCTCGGCGCCGTACTCGGGCGCGGACCTCGCGGAGACGGGCGGCTGGCTGCGCCCTCGCGACGCCACGGTGATGGACGCGCCGCTGTGCGTGGGGATGATGGATGCGTATCCGCCCTCGGTGCTGTCGCGGGTGGATGGCTTCCGCCCGGCCGCCACCGTGGACTTCACGCTCCACTTCTTCCACGCGTTTCCTCAGGCGGGCCTCGCGCCGGATGCACAGTTCCTTCGCACGGGCCGCTCGCGTCAGGCGGGGCAGGGGTACGCGGAGGATTACCAGCAGCTCTGGACGGAGGACGGCGTGTTGCTGGCGCAGTGCCGGCAGCTCTTCGCGGTGATGGGCTGA
- a CDS encoding serine/threonine-protein kinase, which translates to MASELNCETCGLPVPASTGVCPRDGTVALAAFHVPPPVPASPVTDEPKVIVQSTLEAPAEVLKDPLIGLKLGEYELRARIGVGGMGLVYEGIQPLIGKRVAVKVLRPELAHSTEQVERLLAEARAVNAIRHRGIIDIFGFGQVPDGRQYIVMEYLEGQPLDAVLVEKNRLPLDEALPILDEVLAALAAAHGAGVVHRDLKPSNIFLVRQPDGSRYVKVLDFGLAKRGQGPTGRTAQTRTDMVVGTPEYMAPEQARGQEVGPMTDLYALGVVTFEMVTGRLPFTGTSPVDLLMKHVEARPPRPSEFVPDLPPALDAFILQMLTKDPEARPNSADPLRQQLNKLRRSLRATRSNPSALSPMHEKPRVSDDASSRRPTTPVAVPPELSPQVPEKASAPTPLPPPRKHLPIAIAMGAGALMLAGAVALVFREPARAVPLTGPRESPPIVEAQAEPPAPRPTPPPPAPVDRGEAVAVLAGSKELPSTELPAPEDEQPESAPAPKERPSTVEKLGGGALAHEDTSSKETGSQARTISAPKRAEGRDSSEKRQLLKRIDALIEATPDLIAQDRVTSPDTMLKMLEKTRTEVELSSDTEEQRQLSRKFDGLKKMFLKR; encoded by the coding sequence ATGGCTTCCGAGTTGAACTGTGAAACCTGTGGTCTTCCCGTCCCCGCGAGCACGGGTGTGTGCCCGAGGGACGGCACCGTGGCACTCGCAGCGTTCCATGTCCCACCGCCGGTTCCGGCATCGCCGGTGACCGACGAGCCGAAGGTCATCGTGCAGAGCACCCTGGAGGCCCCAGCAGAGGTCCTGAAGGATCCGCTCATCGGCCTGAAGCTCGGTGAGTACGAGCTGCGCGCCCGCATCGGCGTGGGTGGAATGGGGTTGGTGTACGAGGGCATCCAGCCCCTCATCGGCAAGCGCGTGGCGGTGAAGGTGCTCCGTCCGGAGCTGGCCCACTCCACCGAACAGGTGGAGCGCCTCCTCGCCGAAGCCCGCGCGGTGAACGCCATCCGCCACCGCGGCATCATCGACATCTTCGGCTTCGGCCAGGTGCCCGACGGCCGGCAGTACATCGTCATGGAGTACCTGGAGGGCCAGCCGCTCGACGCCGTCCTGGTGGAGAAGAACCGGCTCCCCCTGGATGAGGCCCTGCCCATCCTCGACGAGGTGCTCGCCGCGCTGGCCGCCGCTCACGGCGCCGGCGTCGTGCATCGAGACCTCAAGCCCAGCAACATCTTCCTCGTGCGACAGCCGGACGGCTCGCGCTACGTGAAGGTGCTGGACTTCGGTCTGGCCAAGCGAGGCCAGGGTCCCACGGGCCGCACCGCGCAGACGCGCACGGACATGGTCGTGGGCACGCCGGAGTACATGGCTCCGGAGCAGGCACGTGGCCAGGAAGTCGGTCCCATGACGGACCTCTACGCGCTGGGCGTCGTCACCTTCGAGATGGTGACGGGCCGACTGCCCTTCACCGGGACCTCGCCGGTGGACCTGCTGATGAAGCACGTGGAGGCACGCCCTCCCAGGCCGTCGGAGTTCGTGCCCGACCTGCCGCCCGCGCTGGATGCCTTCATCCTCCAGATGCTCACCAAGGACCCGGAGGCGCGCCCCAACTCCGCGGACCCCTTGCGCCAGCAGCTCAACAAGCTGCGCCGCTCGCTGCGCGCCACGCGCTCCAATCCCAGCGCGCTCTCGCCGATGCACGAGAAGCCTCGGGTGTCGGACGACGCGTCCTCGCGCCGCCCCACCACCCCCGTGGCGGTGCCTCCCGAGCTGAGCCCGCAGGTTCCCGAGAAGGCCTCCGCGCCCACCCCTCTACCTCCGCCGCGCAAGCACCTGCCCATCGCCATCGCCATGGGCGCTGGCGCACTGATGCTCGCGGGAGCCGTGGCCCTGGTCTTCCGAGAGCCCGCGCGCGCCGTGCCCCTCACCGGGCCCCGCGAGTCACCGCCCATCGTCGAGGCCCAGGCCGAACCACCCGCCCCTCGGCCCACGCCACCGCCCCCCGCTCCTGTCGACAGGGGTGAGGCCGTCGCGGTCCTGGCGGGCTCGAAGGAGCTGCCCTCCACGGAGCTCCCCGCTCCGGAGGATGAGCAGCCCGAGAGTGCCCCAGCTCCGAAGGAGCGCCCGTCCACCGTCGAGAAGCTGGGCGGCGGCGCCCTGGCCCACGAGGACACCTCCTCCAAGGAGACCGGCTCCCAGGCCCGGACCATCTCCGCGCCCAAGCGCGCGGAGGGCCGCGACTCCTCGGAGAAGCGCCAGCTCCTCAAGCGCATCGACGCGTTGATCGAAGCGACACCCGACCTCATCGCGCAGGACCGGGTGACCAGCCCCGACACGATGCTGAAGATGCTGGAGAAGACCCGGACCGAAGTCGAGCTCTCCAGCGACACCGAGGAGCAGCGTCAGCTCAGCCGGAAGTTCGACGGCTTGAAGAAGATGTTCCTCAAGCGCTGA